The DNA window GGGTCGAGGAGTTCGGTCTCAAGAAGATGTGGAAGTCCCCCAACGGGACCATCCGCAACATCCTCGGCGGCGTCATCTTCCGCGAGCCGATCATCATGTCGAACGTGCCGCGACTGGTGCCGGGCTGGACCAAGCCGATCGTGGTCGGCCGTCACGCCTTCGGCGACCAGTACCGCGCGACGGACCTGAAGATCCCGGGCGAGGGCACGCTGACGCTGACGTACACGCCGAAGGACGGCTCCGAGCCGATCGAGCTCGACGTCTACGACTTCCCCGGCGCCGGCGTGGCGATGGCGATGTACAACCTGGACGAGTCGATCCGCGACTTCGCCCGCGCCTCCATGCGTTACGGCCTCAACCGCAACTACCCGGTCTACCTGTCGACGAAGAACACGATCCTCAAGGCGTACGACGGCCGCTTCAAGGACATCTTCGCCGAGGTCTACGAGACCGAGTTCAAGGCCGAGTTCGAGAAGGCCGGCCTGACCTACGAGCACCGCCTCATCGACGACATGGTCGCCGCGGCGCTCAAGTGGGAGGGCGGCTACGTCTGGGCGGCCAAGAACTACGACGGCGACGTGCAGTCCGACACGGTCGCGCAGGGCTTCGGCTCGCTCGGCCTGATGACCTCGGTGCTGATGACCCCCGACGGCCGCACGGTCGAGGCCGAGGCCGCGCACGGCACGGTGACCCGCCACTACCGCCAGCACCAGCAGGGCAAGCCGACCTCCACCAACCCGATCGCCTCGATCTTCGCGTGGACGCGCGGCCTGGCCCACCGCGGCAAGCTGGACAACACCCCCGCCGTCACCGAGTTCGCGAACACGCTGGAGCAGGTCTGCGTCGAGACCGTCGAGGGCGGCCAGATGACCAAGGACCTGGCGCTCCTGATCGGCGGCGACGCCGCGTGGCTGACCACCCAGGACTTCCTGGGCGCGCTGGACGAGAACCTCAAGAAGAAGATGGGCTGAGCGCCCGCCACCCCGAGACGGAACGGCCTCCACCCCGCGGCGTGCCCGCCGGGCGGAGGCCGTTCCGCGTCCTCCGCAAAACCTTTCCCTCTTATCCCTATATGTGCCTGTAAATCGCTTTATGTCCGTTCGGGAGGGGCACCCCAGCACGGGAAGGGCACTGCGTCAGGAAGGGGTCCTCGATGACCTGTCACCACGCGCGCCACGTCACCGGCTGGGTCGGCTGGATCTGGTTCGGCGGCATGCTGATGATCCTCGCCGGGCTGTTCAACATCATCACCGGCTTCGCGGCCGTCATCGCCAGCCGGGTCTACGTGGCCACGCCCGCCCGGCTGCTGGTCTTCGACGTCACCACGTGGGGCTGGGTGCACGTGGTCCTCGGCGTGCTCGTCCTCGTCACGGGCGTCGCGGTCACCGCCGGGCAGACCTGGGCCAGGGTGGTCGGCGTCATCCTGGTGATGCTCAACGCGCTCACGCAGCTCACCTGGATCGCCGTCAACCCCTGGTGGTCGCTCGCCGTCATCGCGGTGGACGTACTCGTCATGTACGCCCTCATCGTCCACGGCCGGGAGGCGAGCCTGGACTGATCCGGCCTTGCCCAGGTCTTGACGGTCGCCCGGCGTGGCACAGTTGATCAGCTGGGTAAGAGCCCTCTCGTAACAGTCGTGCGCGTCTCGGGGGGTTCGAATGCGACTGCGTTTTCTGGGGGCATTGGGGGTGCTTGCCGCCGCGACGATCCTGACGACGGGGTGCGACTCGCAGCCCGCCGACACCGTCAAGATGGCGGACGGCAAGGCCGACGCCGCGGCCAAGGCCAAGGCGGAGCTGGCTGCCAAGGTCAAGCGCGCCGCCGCCGTCAAGGCCAACGAGCTGGGCCAGATCCCGGTGCTGATGTTCCACCGCATCGTGGAGAAACCGGCCACGACCGACGACCGCTCGCCCGCGCAGTTCCGCAGGGACCTGGAACGGCTGGTCAAGGAGAACTACGTGCCCATCACGGCCGCCGAGATGGCGGCCGGCAAGATCGACATCCCGGCCGGCAAGCACCCGGTGGTGCTGACCTTCGACGACTCCTCGCCCTCGCAGCTCACGCTCAACGAGGTGGGCGTCCCCCAGAAGGACACCGCCGTCGCGATCCTCAAGGAGGTGGCGGCCAAGCACCCGGGCTTCCGCCCGGTCGCCACCATGTACGTCACCCGCGACATGTTCGGCAAGACCGTGCGCGAGGAGCAGGCGCAGACGCTGCAGTGGCTCAAGGACAACGGCTTCGACATCGGCAACCACACCCGCGACCACCTCAACCTGCGCGGCCGCTCGCAGAAGGAGGTCGAGGAGCAGATCGGCACGATCGGCAGGCAGATCACGTCGCTGTCGGCCGTCAAGCCCACCACGATCGCGCTGCCGTACGGCAACCAGCCGAAGAACAAGAACTGGGCGCTGCGCGGCCAGGGCTACCACCACGACGGCGCGTTCCTGGCCGGCTACACGCCCGCGCCGGCGCCGTTCAGCAAGGCGTTCGACCCGGGCGGCATCCCGCGGATCAAGGTCATGGAGAAGAAGGGCGACTGCTCCCAGTTCTGCTCGGAGGCGTGGCTGGACTGGCTCAACAAGAACCCGGACATGCGTTACGTCTCGGACGGCGATCCGCGGACGGTCGCGTACCCGAAGTTCAAGAACCCGTACCTGCGCAAGACGTTCACCACGTGGGCGCTGCCCTACTGACGCTCACGCGCGGGTCGTGAACGAGATGCCCGCGCGCACCAGCCGGTCGATCAGCGCCCGGCCCATCGCCGAGGCGGTGGTGAGCTGGCCCGCCCGGTCCGGCAGGTCGTCGAAGGCCAGGCACAGCGCCGACTCGCCGAGCATCTTCGCGGTCTCGCCGTAGCCGGGGTCGCCGCCCGCGACCTCGGTGATCACCCGCTCGCCGCCGCCCTCGCCCAGGAACGTGACCCGGAACCAGCTCTTCGCCCGCTGCTCCGGCGACGGCCCCTGGCCCGGCCGCAGGCGGGCGCGGAGCAGGTCGCGGGCCGGCGGGAGCGCCGCGGCCGCCACCAGCGCCCCCGCGCCCGCCGCGACCGCGAGGGCCTGGGGGAGGGTGCGGACCGCGAAGTGCTGGCGGTAGGTGAAGTCGGGGCCGTAGCGGTCGAGCAGGCGGGCCGAGCGGCCCACGATCATGGGGTCGAGGGTGGGCATCGGCAGCGCCCAGCCGCCCACGTAGCGCACCCCGCCCGCCCTGGAGCTGATCCTGCGGCCCTTGGGGCGGGGCTCGGCGGCGCGGCGCTGTGCGGCGGCCTCAGCGGCCTGGCGGGCCCGTCCCGCGACGGTGAGCACGGTCGACAGCGTGCCGCCGGACAGCCGGCCGTTCCCCCGCAGGAACCCGCTGACGGTGAGCGGGACGTTCTCGGGAAGCTGCTCGACGGTGTGCAGCACGCCGAGGTCCCACGGGATCGAGTCGAAGCCGCAGGCGTGCACGAGCTTGGCGCCGGTCCGGGCGGCCAGGTCGTGGTGGCGCAGGTAGGTCCGGTCCACGAACTCGGGCTCGCCGGTCAGGTCGAGGTAGTGGGTGCCCGCTTCGGCGCAGGCGGCCACCAGCGGTTCGCCGTGGGTGATGTACGGGCCGACCGTGGTGGCGAGCACCCTCGTGCCGGCCGCCAGGTCGGCGAGCGCGGCCCGGTCGGTCGCGTCGGCCCGCAGGATCGGCACGTCGAGCCCCAGCCGTTCGAGCTTGGCGGGATCGCGGCCGGCCAGCGCCCAGCGCGTGCCGGGCGGCGCGGCGGCGGCGAGGTAGGCGGCGGTCAGCGCGCCGGTGAAGCCGCTCGCCCCGAAGAGCACGATGTCGTAGGGACGGTTCATGATCCTGAGCCTCTCCGCCGAATCGCGCCCGCGCAAGGGCTTGCGTTACTCGGCAAATTGCCAGTTTTGGTGACAAAGTGTGGCGAACCGTGACGTCACGAACGGTTAACGGATCCCTGTGAAGTAGCTGAGCGTCGTAAAGTTTGCCTCGTTGGGATCGAGTAAACGTGGGGACAGACGAATGCCGCAGATCGCGCCACTGGTGGCTGGTGATCCCCCGCACCTGGGATCATTCCGGCTGTCCGGACGCATCGGCGAAGGCGGTCAGGGCATCGTTTACCTCGGTGTCAACGACGAGGGCGAGCGCGCCGCCATCAAGCTGCTGCACGTGAAATTCTCCGGCGACACCATCGCCCGCTCTCGTTTCGCCCGCGAGCTCAAGGCGGCGCAGCGGGTGGCGTCGTTCTGCACGGCGCGGGTGATGGAGGCCGACCTCGACGGCGACACGCCGTACATCGCGAGCGAGTACATCGAGGGCCGCTCGCTGAGGGAGCTGATCGAGACCGACGGTCCGCTGAGCGGCACCCCGCTCGACCGGCTCGCGATCGGCACCGCCACCGCGCTCACCGCCATCCACCACGCGCACATCGTCCACCGCGACTTCAAGCCCGACAACGTGCTGATCGCCGCCGACGGGCCGCGCGTGGTCGACTTCGGCATCGCCCGCATCATCGACTCCACCGGCACGATCACCAGCCGGGCCATCGGCACGCCCGCCTACATGGCCCCCGAGCAGATCGCCGGCGACGAGATCGGCCCCTACACCGACGTCTTCTCGTGGGGCGCGACGATCACCTTCGCCGCGACCGGCACGACGGTCTTCGAGGGCAAGTCCATCGCTACCGTGCTCAACCGCATCCTCAACCACGAGGTCGACGTCGCCATGCTGCCGGAGCCGCTGCGCGGCGTGGTGGCGGGGGCGCTGGCCAAGGCGCCCGCCGAGCGGCCCTCCGCCGACCAGATCCTGCTGCGGCTGCTCGGGCAGTCCACCGGCGTGGGGGCCTCCACCGCCGTGCTCACGCGCGGCGTGCAGGTCGCGGGCGACGACACCACGCCGTTCAGCCGGGTCAACGCCAAGTCCGTCACCGACCTGCCCGCCCACCGGGGCGCCGGTTCCCTGGTGCCGGCCGAGCACGGCCCGCCCGCCCAGGGGCAGCGCGGCGCCGCCGCCCAGGAGGCGCGCGGCGCCACCGGGCAGGGGACGTACGAGGGCCAGGCGGCGGCGCTGACCACCCCGCCCGTCCGGCGGGCCGGCGACGGCGGCCGGGCCGGAGACGCGGGGCAGCCGCCCTATCCCGTGCCCACCGAGCCGTCGGCGCCCGCGCGGCGCCGTCCCCGGTGGCGGCTGTGGGCGGCCTTCGCCGGCGTGCTCGTGCTGGTCGCCGGGGCCGCGATGGTCGCCGCGATGAACGGCTGGCCCCTCGCCTTCCGCGAGCAGCGCGTCCAGCCGACCACGCCCTCGGAGCCGTCGTTCGCCTCGGTGGTGGACAAGGTCGCCACCACCGGGAAGATCGTCATCGGCGTCAAGGGCGACCTGCCGGGCGTCGGGCTGCAGAACGGCGAGGCGTTCGAGGGCTTCGACATCGAGCTGGCCCGCCGCATCGCGACCGGCCTCGGGGCCAGGGAGACGAAGCTCGTCAGGGTCAGCAGGGACGACCGGCCCGCCGGGCTGGCGGAGGGCACGCTCGACCTGGTCGTGGCGACATACGTGATCGACGGCCGCACCGCGTTCGCCGGCCCCTACTACCTGGCGCACCGCGACGTCCTCGTCCGCGCGGGCAGCGGCGTCGAGGAGCTCGGCGACCTCGCGGGCAAGCGGGTGTGCGCCCCCAGCAGCCCGTCCGTCGGCGAGGTCCAGGACCGCGTGAAGGTCAAGCCCGTGCTCGCCGGCAACTACGCCGAGTGCATGGACCTCCTGCGCGCCGGCAAGGTCGAGGCCGTTCCCGGCGAGGACGTGATCCTGGCCGGCTTCGCCAACCGCGAGCCGCTGCGCTACAAGATCCTCGGCGCCAAGCTCAGCAACGAGCGCTACGGCGTCGGCGTCCGCCCCGGCGACGCGGCCACCTGCAAGGCGGTCAACGGCATCATCGCCGACCTCTACCGCAGCGGCGCCATGAAGGGCCTCCTCGACCAGTATTTCGGCAAGGTCGACTTCAAACCCGAGCTACGGCAGCCCGCGATGGAAACCTGCGAATGACGAGCAGGTAACATCCCCAACGTCCGACATTCTGCTGCGAGTTAGGGGAAAGGCCATGGCGTCGTCAGCCACTGCGCCCGTCAAGGTGACCGTCACCGGAGCCGCCGGCCAGATCGGCTACGCACTGCTGTTCCGCATCGCCTCGGGTCAGCTTCTCGGCGCCGACGTGCCGGTCAAGCTCAGCCTGCTGGAGATCCCGGCCGCCGTGAAGGCCGCCGAGGGCACCGCGATGGAGCTGGACGACTGTGCGTTCCCGCTGCTGTCCGGCATCGAGATCAGCGACAGCCCCGACGTCGCGTTCGACGGCGCCAACGTCGCGCTGCTGGTCGGCGCCATGCCGCGCAAGGCCGGCATGGAGCGCGGCGACCTGCTCGGCGCGAACGGCGGCATCTTCGGCCCGCAGGGCAAGGCGATCAACGACCACGCCGCCGACGACATCCGCGTCCTGGTCGTGGGCAACCCGGCCAACACCAACGCGCTCATCGCGCAGCAGCACGCCCCCGACGTGCCGGCCGAGCGCTTCACGGCGATGACCCGCCTCGACCACAACCGCGCGCTCTCGCAGCTCGCGGCCAAGCTGCAGGTGCCGGTCACCGAGATCAAGAAGATGACGATCTGGGGCAACCACTCGGCCACCCAGTACCCCGACCTGTTCCACGCCGAGGTCGGCGGCAAGGTCGCGGCCGAGCAGGTCGACCACGAGTGGCTGAAGGACACCTTCATCCCGACCGTCGCCAAGCGCGGCGCGGCCATCATCGACGCCCGTGGCGCCTCCTCGGCGGCCTCGGCCGCCAACGCCGCCATCGACCACGTCCACGACTGGGTCAACGGCACCGAGTGGACCTCCGCCGCGGTCGTCTCCGACGGCTCGTACGGCGTGCCCGAGGGCCTCATCTCCTCGTTCCCGGTCCGCGCGGCCGGCGGGAAGTTCGAGATCATCCAGGGCCTGGAGATCGACGCCTTCTCCCGCGAGCGCATCGACGCCAGCGTGCGCGAGCTGGAGGAGGAGCGCACCGCGGTCAAGGAGCTCGGCCTCATCTGAGCCCCCGCCTTCGCCGGACGCCCCCAGCCGACCATCGGCGGGGGCGTCCGCGTGTCCGGCTCACTCGCCGTCCGTGCCGTCGCTCTGCGCGGGACAGGTCGCCTGCGGGCCGGGATGGGTCACCTTCGGGGTGGCGAACACCACTCCTCCGGCGGCGAGCAGGCTGCCTGCCACGATGAGAGCGCCAAAGATCGGTTTCGTGACCCTTGGTGAAATGCTCTTCACGTTTCGGTACTACAGCACATATAGCGCCGCCGTATGGCTCATTTGCCGGAAAGCGCCTCCCAGGCGTCGGAGACGATGTCGTGCAGCGACGGCAGGGCGGCCTTCCACCCCAGCTCACGCTGGATCTTCGCGGACGAGGCGACCAGCACGGCGGGATCGCCGGGCCGCCGCTCGCCGAAGACCGCCGGGATCTCGTGCCCGGTGACCTCGCGGCAGACCGAGATCACCTCCTGCACGCTGAAGCCGGAGCCGCTGCCCAGGTTGTAGATCCTGTGCTCGCCGGGCGTGAGCGCGTCCAGCGCCAGCAGGTGCGCCCGCGCCAGGTCGGCGACGTGGACGTAGTCGCGGACGCAGGTGCCGTCCGGGGTCGGGTAGTCGGCGCCGAACACGCTGACCGAGTCGCGCTCGCCGGTGGCGACCTTGAGCACGTTCGGGATGAGGTGGGTCTCGATCGCGTGGCGCTCGCGGAAACGGCCGTAGGCGCCGGCCACGTTGAAGTAGCGCAGGCTCACGGCGGCCAGGCCGCGGACGCCGGCGAAGGCGGTCAGCGCCGTGTCCACCGCGAGCTTGGAGGCGCCGTAGGGGTTGGTCGGGCGCGTCGGGTCGCTCTCCTCGATCGGCGCGCGCTCCGGCTCGCCGTACGTCGCCGCCGTCGAGGAGAACACGATCCGGCCGACCCCCTTGTCCCGCATGGCCTCCAGCAGCGCGAGGGTGCCCCCGAGATTGTTGGCCCAGTAGAGCCCCGGCTTCTCCACCGACTCGCCGACCAGCGACTTGGCCGCGAAGTGGAGCACCGCGTCCACACCGTCGAGCGCGTCACCGGGCTCGGCGACGTCGGCCCGCACGAAGCGGGCGCCCTCGGGCACCGCGTCCCGGTGTCCGGTGGACAGGTCGTCGAGCACGGTCACCTCGTGCCCCGCCTCGACGAGCTGGGCCGCGACGACGCTGCCGACGTATCCCGCCCCGCCGGTGACCAGCAATCTCATGTGGACTCCTGTTCAAATATGTTTGATTTTGTAAGGCTTGCTGTTCAGCATACGCGGGAAAGCACCCGTATACGCTGCCAACCACCATGTTTGACACCGTCGCGGCCAACGTCGCCCTGGTCCTGCTGTTCATCCTGATCGGGGGCTTCTTCGCCGCCGCCGAGATCGCGATGGTCTCGCTGCGCGAGAGCCAGATCCGCAAGCTGTCCGGGCGTGGCCGCAGGGGCGAGCGCGTGGCCAAGCTCGCCCGCGACCCCAACCGGTTCCTCTCCGCCGTCCAGATCGGCGTCACCGTGGCCACCATGCTGTCGGCCGCGTTCGGCGCCGACCGGCTGGGCGCGCAGCTCACCCCCGTGCTGCAGAACTGGGGCGTGCCCGGAGGCTTCGCCCCCGTGCTCGGGCTGGTCCTGGTCACGCTGGCCATCTCGTACGTCTCCCTCGTGCTCGGCGAGCTGGCGCCCAAACGCCTGGCGCTTCAGCGAGCCGAAGGGCTCTCGCTGTTCGTGGCGCCCTTCCTCGACTGGGTCGCCCGCCTGTCCCGGCCGATCATCTGGATGCTGTCCAAGTCCACCGACGGCGTGGTGCGGCTGCTCGGCGGCAACCCGGAGGCCGACCGCGAGGAGGTCACCACCGAGGAGCTGCGCGACATGGTGGTCGGCCACCACGACCTGACCGCCGACGAGCGCAAGCTCATCGCCGAGGTCTTCGCCGCCGGCAAGCGGCAGCTCAGAGAGGTGATGCTGCCGCGCACCGAGGTCGAGTTCATGGAGGCCGACACGCCGCTCGCCGAGGCAGCCGCGCTCGCCGCCCGGATGCCGCACTCCCGCTTCCCCGTCTACCGCACCTCCTACGACGAGATCATCGGCTTCGTGCACGTACGCGACCTGCTCGACCCCGAGCTGTCCGGTCGCGTCGAGCCGATCAGCGCGCTGGTGCCGATCCGCCCCGCCAAGTTCGTGCCCGCCTCCAAGCGCCTGCTCAGCACGCTCAACGAGATGCGCGACGAGGGCCAGCACCTCGCCATCGTGGTCGACGAGTACGGCGGCACCGCCGGCATCATCACCATGGAGGACCTGGTCGAGGAGCTGATCGGCGACATCAGGGACGAGTACGACATCGAGGAGGACGTGGTCGTCCTGCCCGCCGGCGAGATCGAGATCGACGGCCTGACCAACCTCAACGACTTCGCCACCGAGACCGGCATCAGGCTGCCCGACGGCCCCTACGAGACGGTGGGCGGCTTCGTCATGGCCATGCTGGGCCACGTGGCGGCGCTCGGCGAGCGGGTCGAGGTGCCCGGCTTCGACCTGGAGGTCATCGAGCTGGACGGGCGGCGGATCGCCAGGGTGCGGGTGAAACGCCGTCCTGCCGTCGAGTCGCCGCCCGACCAGGATTCCTGACACAATTGCCTGCTATGGCCAGACCTCGTGTTCTCTCCGGCATCCAGCCCACCGCGGACTCCTTCCACCTGGGCAACTACCTGGGTGCGGTCCGTCAGTGGGTCACCATGCAGGAGACCCACGACGCCTTCTACTGCGTGGTCGATCTGCACGCGATCACCGTGCCGACCGAGCCCGCGGCGCTGCGCCGGCGCAGCCGCGTGGCCGCCGCGCAGCTCTTCGCCGCGGGCCTCGACCCCGAGCGGGCCACCGTCTTCGTGCAGTCGCACGTGCGCGAGCACACCGAGCTGGCCTGGATCCTCATCTGCCTCACCGGCATGGGCGAGGCGGGCAGGATGACGCAGTTCAAGGACAAGTCCGCCAAGTTCGGCGAGAGCGCGGCCAGCGTGGGGCTGTTCACCTACCCGATCCTCCAGGCGGCCGACATCCTCATCTACCAGGCCGACAAGGTGCCGGTGGGGGCCGACCAGAAGCAGCACCTGGAGCTGACCCGCGACCTCGGCCAGCGCTTCAACCACCGCTACGGCGACACCTTCACGCTGCCCGAGCCCTACATCCTCAAGGAGGTCGAGAAGATCACCGACCTCCAGGAGCCGACGGCGAAGATGTCGAAGTCGTCCTCCAGCCCGGCGGGCATCCTCGACGTCCTGGAGCAGCCGGGGCCGCTGCGCAAGAAGGTCATGCGGG is part of the Nonomuraea coxensis DSM 45129 genome and encodes:
- a CDS encoding NADP-dependent isocitrate dehydrogenase, producing MPKIKVEGPVVELDGDEMTRIIWQFIKDQLILPYLDVDLKYYDLGIEHRDATDDQVTIDAANAIKKYGVGVKCATITPDEARVEEFGLKKMWKSPNGTIRNILGGVIFREPIIMSNVPRLVPGWTKPIVVGRHAFGDQYRATDLKIPGEGTLTLTYTPKDGSEPIELDVYDFPGAGVAMAMYNLDESIRDFARASMRYGLNRNYPVYLSTKNTILKAYDGRFKDIFAEVYETEFKAEFEKAGLTYEHRLIDDMVAAALKWEGGYVWAAKNYDGDVQSDTVAQGFGSLGLMTSVLMTPDGRTVEAEAAHGTVTRHYRQHQQGKPTSTNPIASIFAWTRGLAHRGKLDNTPAVTEFANTLEQVCVETVEGGQMTKDLALLIGGDAAWLTTQDFLGALDENLKKKMG
- a CDS encoding DUF7144 family membrane protein, with translation MTCHHARHVTGWVGWIWFGGMLMILAGLFNIITGFAAVIASRVYVATPARLLVFDVTTWGWVHVVLGVLVLVTGVAVTAGQTWARVVGVILVMLNALTQLTWIAVNPWWSLAVIAVDVLVMYALIVHGREASLD
- a CDS encoding polysaccharide deacetylase family protein, encoding MRLRFLGALGVLAAATILTTGCDSQPADTVKMADGKADAAAKAKAELAAKVKRAAAVKANELGQIPVLMFHRIVEKPATTDDRSPAQFRRDLERLVKENYVPITAAEMAAGKIDIPAGKHPVVLTFDDSSPSQLTLNEVGVPQKDTAVAILKEVAAKHPGFRPVATMYVTRDMFGKTVREEQAQTLQWLKDNGFDIGNHTRDHLNLRGRSQKEVEEQIGTIGRQITSLSAVKPTTIALPYGNQPKNKNWALRGQGYHHDGAFLAGYTPAPAPFSKAFDPGGIPRIKVMEKKGDCSQFCSEAWLDWLNKNPDMRYVSDGDPRTVAYPKFKNPYLRKTFTTWALPY
- a CDS encoding saccharopine dehydrogenase family protein; its protein translation is MNRPYDIVLFGASGFTGALTAAYLAAAAPPGTRWALAGRDPAKLERLGLDVPILRADATDRAALADLAAGTRVLATTVGPYITHGEPLVAACAEAGTHYLDLTGEPEFVDRTYLRHHDLAARTGAKLVHACGFDSIPWDLGVLHTVEQLPENVPLTVSGFLRGNGRLSGGTLSTVLTVAGRARQAAEAAAQRRAAEPRPKGRRISSRAGGVRYVGGWALPMPTLDPMIVGRSARLLDRYGPDFTYRQHFAVRTLPQALAVAAGAGALVAAAALPPARDLLRARLRPGQGPSPEQRAKSWFRVTFLGEGGGERVITEVAGGDPGYGETAKMLGESALCLAFDDLPDRAGQLTTASAMGRALIDRLVRAGISFTTRA
- a CDS encoding serine/threonine-protein kinase — encoded protein: MPQIAPLVAGDPPHLGSFRLSGRIGEGGQGIVYLGVNDEGERAAIKLLHVKFSGDTIARSRFARELKAAQRVASFCTARVMEADLDGDTPYIASEYIEGRSLRELIETDGPLSGTPLDRLAIGTATALTAIHHAHIVHRDFKPDNVLIAADGPRVVDFGIARIIDSTGTITSRAIGTPAYMAPEQIAGDEIGPYTDVFSWGATITFAATGTTVFEGKSIATVLNRILNHEVDVAMLPEPLRGVVAGALAKAPAERPSADQILLRLLGQSTGVGASTAVLTRGVQVAGDDTTPFSRVNAKSVTDLPAHRGAGSLVPAEHGPPAQGQRGAAAQEARGATGQGTYEGQAAALTTPPVRRAGDGGRAGDAGQPPYPVPTEPSAPARRRPRWRLWAAFAGVLVLVAGAAMVAAMNGWPLAFREQRVQPTTPSEPSFASVVDKVATTGKIVIGVKGDLPGVGLQNGEAFEGFDIELARRIATGLGARETKLVRVSRDDRPAGLAEGTLDLVVATYVIDGRTAFAGPYYLAHRDVLVRAGSGVEELGDLAGKRVCAPSSPSVGEVQDRVKVKPVLAGNYAECMDLLRAGKVEAVPGEDVILAGFANREPLRYKILGAKLSNERYGVGVRPGDAATCKAVNGIIADLYRSGAMKGLLDQYFGKVDFKPELRQPAMETCE
- a CDS encoding malate dehydrogenase — translated: MASSATAPVKVTVTGAAGQIGYALLFRIASGQLLGADVPVKLSLLEIPAAVKAAEGTAMELDDCAFPLLSGIEISDSPDVAFDGANVALLVGAMPRKAGMERGDLLGANGGIFGPQGKAINDHAADDIRVLVVGNPANTNALIAQQHAPDVPAERFTAMTRLDHNRALSQLAAKLQVPVTEIKKMTIWGNHSATQYPDLFHAEVGGKVAAEQVDHEWLKDTFIPTVAKRGAAIIDARGASSAASAANAAIDHVHDWVNGTEWTSAAVVSDGSYGVPEGLISSFPVRAAGGKFEIIQGLEIDAFSRERIDASVRELEEERTAVKELGLI
- the galE gene encoding UDP-glucose 4-epimerase GalE, translated to MRLLVTGGAGYVGSVVAAQLVEAGHEVTVLDDLSTGHRDAVPEGARFVRADVAEPGDALDGVDAVLHFAAKSLVGESVEKPGLYWANNLGGTLALLEAMRDKGVGRIVFSSTAATYGEPERAPIEESDPTRPTNPYGASKLAVDTALTAFAGVRGLAAVSLRYFNVAGAYGRFRERHAIETHLIPNVLKVATGERDSVSVFGADYPTPDGTCVRDYVHVADLARAHLLALDALTPGEHRIYNLGSGSGFSVQEVISVCREVTGHEIPAVFGERRPGDPAVLVASSAKIQRELGWKAALPSLHDIVSDAWEALSGK
- a CDS encoding hemolysin family protein yields the protein MFDTVAANVALVLLFILIGGFFAAAEIAMVSLRESQIRKLSGRGRRGERVAKLARDPNRFLSAVQIGVTVATMLSAAFGADRLGAQLTPVLQNWGVPGGFAPVLGLVLVTLAISYVSLVLGELAPKRLALQRAEGLSLFVAPFLDWVARLSRPIIWMLSKSTDGVVRLLGGNPEADREEVTTEELRDMVVGHHDLTADERKLIAEVFAAGKRQLREVMLPRTEVEFMEADTPLAEAAALAARMPHSRFPVYRTSYDEIIGFVHVRDLLDPELSGRVEPISALVPIRPAKFVPASKRLLSTLNEMRDEGQHLAIVVDEYGGTAGIITMEDLVEELIGDIRDEYDIEEDVVVLPAGEIEIDGLTNLNDFATETGIRLPDGPYETVGGFVMAMLGHVAALGERVEVPGFDLEVIELDGRRIARVRVKRRPAVESPPDQDS
- the trpS gene encoding tryptophan--tRNA ligase, with the protein product MARPRVLSGIQPTADSFHLGNYLGAVRQWVTMQETHDAFYCVVDLHAITVPTEPAALRRRSRVAAAQLFAAGLDPERATVFVQSHVREHTELAWILICLTGMGEAGRMTQFKDKSAKFGESAASVGLFTYPILQAADILIYQADKVPVGADQKQHLELTRDLGQRFNHRYGDTFTLPEPYILKEVEKITDLQEPTAKMSKSSSSPAGILDVLEQPGPLRKKVMRAVTDTGTEVLFDEDNKPGISNLLRIQSALTGTPIPDLVARYAGQGYGTFKKDVAEAVVETFTPIRERAEKLLSNESELDRMLAVGAERAGAVARQTMEQVRDRVGFLPKF